The following are from one region of the Actinopolyspora halophila DSM 43834 genome:
- the rox gene encoding rifampin monooxygenase: MIDVIIAGGGPTGLMLAAELRLHGVHALVLEKEAEPTGQARALGLHARSVEVMDQRGLLERFLEHGRQVVAGGFFAGIDKPWPDRLDTAHSYVLAIPQSTTERLLAEHATELGTEIRRGCELVGLSQDEQGVTVELADGTRLRSRYLVGCDGGRSAVRELLGVGFPGEPTRTETLLGEVEVTASPETLASVVAEVRKSCVRFGTMPLGDGVYRLIVPAGEPVQDRSVPPTLAELKQRAREVAGTDFGAHSPRWLSRFGDATRLAERYRSGRMLLAGDAAHVHPPTGGQGLNLGIQDAFNLGWKLAAEVAGWAPAGLLDSYHAERHPVAAEVLDNTRAQTELLSAEPGARAVRRLVSELMDFEEVNRHLIEKVTALGVRYDLGEGHELLGRGMRDVGLKRGRLYESMRGGRGLLLDQTGALSVSGWADRVEHVVDVSEELDVPATLLRPDGHVAWVGADQRELSDRLAEWFGDAVG, from the coding sequence GTGATCGATGTGATCATCGCCGGCGGCGGTCCGACCGGTTTGATGCTGGCCGCCGAGTTGCGGCTGCACGGCGTGCACGCGCTCGTGCTGGAGAAGGAGGCGGAGCCGACCGGGCAGGCCCGCGCGCTCGGCCTGCACGCGCGCAGCGTCGAGGTGATGGACCAGCGCGGCCTGCTGGAGCGGTTCCTCGAACACGGCAGGCAGGTCGTGGCCGGCGGCTTCTTCGCCGGTATCGACAAGCCGTGGCCGGACCGGTTGGACACCGCGCACTCGTACGTCCTCGCCATCCCGCAGAGCACCACCGAGCGTCTGCTGGCCGAGCACGCCACCGAACTCGGCACCGAGATCCGGCGCGGCTGCGAACTGGTCGGGCTGAGCCAGGACGAACAGGGGGTGACCGTCGAACTGGCCGACGGCACGCGACTGCGCTCGCGCTACCTCGTCGGCTGCGACGGCGGTCGCAGCGCGGTGCGCGAGCTGCTCGGCGTCGGTTTTCCCGGCGAGCCCACCAGGACCGAGACGCTGCTGGGCGAGGTGGAGGTGACCGCGTCACCGGAGACGCTGGCCTCGGTGGTGGCCGAGGTCCGCAAGAGCTGTGTCCGGTTCGGCACCATGCCCCTCGGGGACGGGGTGTACCGCCTCATCGTGCCCGCCGGGGAACCGGTCCAGGACCGCTCGGTCCCGCCGACTCTCGCCGAGCTCAAGCAGCGGGCGCGGGAGGTCGCCGGTACCGACTTCGGCGCGCACTCGCCGCGCTGGCTGTCCCGTTTCGGAGACGCCACCCGGTTGGCCGAGCGTTACCGGAGCGGTCGGATGCTGTTGGCGGGCGACGCGGCGCACGTCCACCCGCCGACCGGTGGGCAGGGGCTCAACCTCGGCATCCAGGACGCGTTCAACCTCGGATGGAAACTGGCCGCCGAGGTCGCCGGTTGGGCGCCTGCGGGGCTGCTGGACAGCTACCACGCCGAACGGCACCCGGTGGCCGCCGAGGTGCTGGACAACACCCGCGCCCAGACCGAGCTGCTGTCCGCCGAGCCGGGCGCCCGGGCGGTGCGTCGGCTGGTGTCGGAGCTGATGGACTTCGAGGAGGTGAACCGCCACCTGATCGAGAAGGTCACCGCGCTGGGAGTTCGCTACGACCTCGGCGAGGGGCACGAGCTGCTCGGCCGGGGGATGCGGGACGTGGGACTGAAGCGGGGGCGACTCTACGAGTCGATGCGCGGCGGGCGTGGACTGCTGCTCGACCAGACCGGTGCGCTCTCGGTGTCCGGATGGGCGGATCGGGTCGAGCACGTCGTCGACGTCAGCGAGGAGTTGGACGTGCCCGCGACGTTGCTGCGTCCGGACGGTCACGTGGCGTGGGTCGGTGCGGATCAGCGGGAGCTGTCCGACCGGCTGGCCGAGTGGTTCGGGGACGCCGTCGGCTGA
- a CDS encoding GAF domain-containing protein yields MNELAERVHAGDAPVVPTQRLSASWQRSQDYGAPAERIAPVYTGDVDDESLFFRCGQQVLHGLHETLANEPVSLMLTDHDGHVLSRSCQDRALLKALDNTYLAPGFAFSEREAGTNGLGLALADRMPSLVRGDEHYCTGLWDYTCAAVPVLDPVHGWLLGSVNLTTWSRKSADLLFALAQTAAGHTSALMLARGRGMRPRPTPRGEVFRVSTAAHPEPTPELSDSWRTALREVRAALADGLSVGVVGEPGVGKTTLLATALRRTQPHDRILHASPPAPDDTASWLALWTPELGKHNTSVIAADVDTLPSWAATELAGIITAQPRGPLAVTAREATTIPEALARHVDAVVDLPPLRRRPDDVLPLAEHLGKRARGRDVRFTPAASRALRTYHWPDNAEQLRRVVREAAARSDVVDTRHLPPEVLCGPTRALTRIETLERDEIVRCLAEPGTTPTRAAEILGMGRATIYRKIAQYGISVPE; encoded by the coding sequence GTGAACGAGCTCGCCGAACGGGTTCACGCGGGTGACGCACCGGTCGTCCCCACCCAGCGGCTCTCGGCGTCCTGGCAGCGCAGCCAGGACTACGGAGCCCCAGCGGAACGGATCGCCCCGGTCTACACCGGCGACGTCGACGACGAGTCGCTGTTCTTCCGGTGCGGCCAGCAGGTCCTGCACGGCCTGCACGAGACCCTCGCCAACGAACCGGTCAGCCTGATGCTGACCGACCACGACGGCCACGTGCTCAGCCGGAGCTGCCAGGACCGCGCCCTGCTCAAAGCGCTCGACAACACCTACCTCGCCCCCGGCTTCGCCTTCTCCGAACGAGAAGCGGGCACCAACGGGCTCGGCCTCGCGCTGGCCGACCGGATGCCGTCACTGGTCCGCGGGGACGAGCACTACTGCACCGGACTGTGGGACTACACCTGCGCCGCCGTCCCGGTCCTGGATCCCGTGCACGGCTGGCTGCTCGGCAGCGTCAACCTGACCACCTGGTCGCGGAAGTCGGCCGACCTGCTGTTCGCCCTGGCCCAGACGGCCGCCGGACACACCTCGGCACTGATGCTGGCCCGCGGACGCGGCATGCGACCGCGCCCGACCCCGCGCGGCGAGGTGTTCAGGGTGAGCACAGCGGCACACCCCGAACCGACACCCGAGCTGTCGGACTCCTGGCGAACCGCGCTGCGCGAGGTCCGGGCCGCACTGGCCGACGGGCTCTCGGTCGGGGTCGTCGGGGAACCCGGGGTCGGCAAAACCACCCTGCTGGCCACGGCACTGCGCCGCACGCAGCCACACGACCGCATCCTGCACGCCAGCCCACCCGCCCCCGACGACACCGCGTCCTGGCTCGCGCTGTGGACCCCCGAACTGGGCAAGCACAACACCAGCGTCATCGCCGCCGACGTCGACACCCTCCCGTCGTGGGCGGCCACCGAACTCGCCGGAATCATCACGGCACAACCCCGGGGCCCGCTGGCCGTCACCGCGCGCGAGGCGACCACGATCCCGGAAGCACTCGCCCGGCACGTCGACGCGGTGGTCGACCTCCCACCGCTGCGGCGGCGCCCGGACGACGTGCTGCCGCTGGCCGAACACCTCGGCAAACGCGCCCGCGGCCGCGACGTCCGATTCACCCCGGCGGCGTCCCGCGCACTGCGCACCTACCACTGGCCGGACAACGCCGAGCAACTCCGCCGCGTCGTCCGCGAGGCCGCCGCCCGCAGCGACGTGGTCGACACCCGACACCTGCCGCCCGAAGTGCTGTGCGGACCGACCCGCGCGTTGACCCGGATCGAAACGCTCGAGCGCGACGAGATCGTCCGCTGCCTCGCCGAACCGGGCACCACCCCCACGCGGGCCGCCGAGATCCTCGGGATGGGCCGGGCGACGATCTACCGCAAGATCGCGCAGTACGGCATCAGCGTCCCCGAGTGA
- a CDS encoding NAD(P)-dependent alcohol dehydrogenase: protein MRAVQVVDYHRQPEMTDVAAPTVVDPHDVIVRIGGAGVCRTDIHVLEGQWADKSGVKLPYTIGHENAGWVAAVGGAVTNVAEGDKVIVHPIVTCGLCRACRSGDDVHCTRSLFPGIDTAGGYAEYLRTSARSVVKLDDALEPADVAALADAGLTAYHAVAKAAARLSPGDRCVMIGAGGLGHIGIQVFKALSAAELVVLDRNPAAVELARALGADRGIVADGTHPEQVLELTGGHGAEAVLDFVGEGGSTREGLRMLRRAGEYHVIGYGENLDIATIDVISSEINIVGNLIGSYDDLCELMNLTARGLVSLHTERYRLDDFRTALDDLDAGRVRGRAILVP from the coding sequence ATGAGAGCCGTACAGGTCGTCGACTACCACCGGCAGCCGGAGATGACCGACGTCGCAGCGCCGACCGTCGTCGATCCGCACGACGTGATCGTGCGGATCGGCGGCGCCGGGGTCTGCAGAACCGACATCCACGTCCTCGAGGGACAGTGGGCGGACAAGTCCGGGGTGAAGCTGCCTTACACGATCGGGCACGAGAACGCGGGCTGGGTCGCGGCCGTCGGCGGCGCGGTGACGAACGTGGCCGAGGGCGACAAGGTCATCGTCCACCCGATCGTCACCTGCGGACTGTGCCGGGCGTGCCGGTCCGGCGACGACGTGCACTGCACGCGCTCCCTCTTCCCCGGCATCGACACCGCGGGCGGCTACGCCGAATACCTGCGCACCTCGGCGCGCAGCGTCGTCAAGCTCGACGACGCGCTGGAACCGGCCGATGTGGCCGCGCTCGCCGACGCGGGCCTGACCGCCTACCACGCGGTGGCCAAGGCGGCGGCACGGCTGAGCCCCGGGGACCGGTGCGTGATGATCGGTGCGGGCGGTCTCGGCCACATCGGAATCCAGGTGTTCAAGGCCCTCAGCGCGGCCGAGCTCGTGGTCCTGGACCGCAACCCCGCCGCCGTCGAACTCGCCCGCGCGCTCGGAGCGGACCGGGGCATCGTGGCCGACGGCACCCACCCCGAGCAGGTCCTGGAACTGACCGGCGGGCACGGAGCCGAGGCAGTGCTCGACTTCGTCGGGGAGGGCGGCAGCACCCGCGAGGGGCTGCGCATGCTGCGCCGAGCCGGTGAGTACCACGTCATCGGCTACGGGGAGAACCTCGACATCGCCACCATCGACGTGATCTCGAGCGAGATCAACATCGTCGGCAACCTCATCGGCAGCTACGACGACCTGTGCGAGCTGATGAACCTCACCGCCCGCGGCCTGGTCAGCCTGCACACCGAGCGCTACCGCCTCGACGACTTCCGGACCGCGCTCGACGATCTCGACGCGGGCCGCGTCCGCGGCCGCGCCATCCTCGTCCCCTGA
- a CDS encoding putative quinol monooxygenase, with product MILITAKFRVKPAYADQWPDIAGDFTRATRQEPGCLWYDWSRSVDDPNEYVLIEAFRDSEAGAAHVASEHFRTAQRTLPPYLSETPLVINTTVPQDDWSRLGEMAVPHQE from the coding sequence ATGATCCTGATCACCGCGAAATTCCGCGTCAAACCCGCCTACGCCGACCAGTGGCCCGACATCGCCGGTGACTTCACCCGCGCGACCCGCCAGGAACCGGGCTGCCTCTGGTACGACTGGTCCCGCAGCGTCGACGACCCGAACGAGTACGTGCTGATCGAGGCCTTCCGCGACAGCGAGGCCGGAGCCGCCCACGTCGCCTCCGAGCACTTCCGGACCGCACAACGGACGCTGCCTCCCTATCTCTCGGAAACCCCGCTGGTCATCAACACGACGGTTCCGCAGGACGACTGGTCCCGGCTCGGCGAAATGGCCGTGCCGCACCAGGAATGA
- a CDS encoding acetoin reductase: MSGQEKSPRTALVTGAARGIGRAIALRLAADGLDVAVNDVEANSDQLDEVAEEISAMGAKSTGIPADVSDQDAVRSMVERVSDEFGQLNVMVANAGIADVQPLLETTPEDFDHLMSINLRGVYLCYTAAARQMIGQGTGGKIIGAASIVAHRPFPLLGTYSTSKWAVRGLTQSAAMEWAQHGITVNAYCPGIVGTAMWDHIDEKLAENEGLRKGAAIEKYSELIHLGRVSVPEDVARFVSYLASADSDYMTGQSVMIDGGVQFS, translated from the coding sequence ATGAGCGGACAGGAGAAGTCACCACGGACCGCGCTCGTCACCGGCGCCGCCCGCGGAATCGGCAGGGCCATCGCCCTGCGGCTGGCCGCCGACGGCCTCGACGTCGCGGTCAACGACGTCGAGGCCAACAGCGACCAGCTCGACGAGGTCGCCGAGGAGATCTCGGCGATGGGCGCGAAATCGACCGGCATCCCGGCCGACGTGTCCGACCAGGACGCCGTGCGGAGCATGGTCGAACGCGTGTCCGACGAATTCGGCCAGCTCAACGTCATGGTGGCCAACGCGGGAATCGCCGACGTGCAGCCACTGCTGGAGACCACACCCGAGGACTTCGACCACCTGATGTCGATCAATCTCCGCGGGGTGTACCTGTGCTACACGGCCGCGGCCAGGCAGATGATCGGTCAGGGCACCGGCGGCAAGATCATCGGAGCGGCCTCGATCGTGGCCCACCGGCCGTTCCCCCTGCTCGGGACCTACTCCACCTCCAAGTGGGCCGTGCGGGGACTCACCCAGTCGGCCGCGATGGAGTGGGCGCAGCACGGCATCACGGTCAACGCCTACTGCCCGGGCATCGTCGGCACCGCGATGTGGGACCACATCGACGAGAAGCTGGCGGAGAACGAGGGGCTGCGCAAGGGCGCGGCGATCGAGAAGTACTCGGAACTGATCCACCTCGGCCGGGTGTCGGTGCCCGAGGACGTGGCCCGCTTCGTCTCCTACCTGGCCTCAGCCGACTCCGACTACATGACCGGCCAGTCCGTGATGATCGACGGAGGGGTCCAGTTCTCCTGA
- a CDS encoding DUF418 domain-containing protein, whose translation MSETPAASTTNPPSTPSPPAPNTGRLIGLDIARGLAVLGMFAAHAGPTGWLYTLVSGRSAALFAVLAGVSLALLSGGSEPVTGRNRTACAVRIAVRAVVLFVIGLVLTSLKVPAMVILTFYGVLFVLSIPVLRLRTTALATLAAVFAVAGPVASYLIRSTTPPRKMIGYAPDLADFTSLDGLAHAFRAVLLTGAYPVLTWIPFLLAGMALGRLDLRAVRGRLVGIGTVLGLLGYGTSWLAMNVFGGFERILALSDQFTPELVRMMLKSNYGVVPTTDPIYLLTAGAHSGTPLEVIGATGVAMAVIGLCLLAEPLRGALTPLASVGALALTAYVGHLLVLKALGPDHPAQLLEQHPYVPLVLLVLATLVLTTVWRLLLGRGPLEWGLHHLSSGPAKLIRRDGNR comes from the coding sequence ATGAGCGAAACACCCGCCGCCTCCACGACGAACCCCCCGTCCACACCGTCACCTCCCGCACCGAACACCGGCAGGCTGATCGGCCTGGACATCGCCCGCGGTCTCGCCGTGCTCGGGATGTTCGCCGCGCACGCGGGACCCACCGGTTGGCTGTACACGCTCGTCTCCGGGCGTTCCGCCGCGTTGTTCGCCGTGCTGGCCGGCGTGTCGCTCGCGCTGCTCAGCGGTGGTTCCGAGCCGGTCACCGGCAGGAACCGCACCGCCTGCGCCGTGCGGATCGCGGTGCGCGCGGTGGTGCTGTTCGTGATCGGCCTGGTGCTGACCAGCCTGAAGGTACCCGCGATGGTCATCCTGACCTTCTACGGCGTGCTGTTCGTGCTGTCGATCCCGGTGCTGCGGCTGCGCACCACGGCACTGGCGACCCTGGCCGCCGTGTTCGCCGTGGCGGGCCCGGTGGCCTCGTACCTGATCCGCAGCACCACGCCCCCGAGGAAGATGATCGGCTACGCCCCCGATCTCGCCGACTTCACCTCGCTCGACGGGCTCGCACACGCGTTCCGGGCCGTCCTGCTCACCGGCGCCTACCCGGTGCTGACCTGGATCCCGTTCCTGCTGGCCGGGATGGCACTGGGCAGGCTCGACCTGCGCGCGGTGCGCGGCAGGCTGGTGGGCATCGGAACGGTCCTGGGGCTGCTCGGCTACGGCACCTCGTGGCTGGCCATGAACGTGTTCGGCGGTTTCGAGCGGATCCTGGCGCTGAGCGACCAGTTCACTCCCGAGCTGGTCAGGATGATGCTGAAATCGAACTACGGAGTCGTGCCAACCACGGACCCGATCTACCTGCTCACAGCGGGAGCGCACAGCGGAACACCGCTCGAGGTCATCGGCGCTACCGGAGTCGCCATGGCCGTCATCGGGCTGTGCCTGCTCGCCGAACCGCTCCGCGGCGCGCTGACCCCGCTGGCCTCCGTCGGAGCCCTCGCCCTGACCGCCTACGTCGGCCACCTCCTCGTGCTCAAGGCGCTCGGCCCGGACCACCCCGCCCAGCTGCTGGAGCAGCACCCCTACGTTCCGCTGGTGCTACTCGTCCTCGCGACACTCGTGCTCACCACGGTATGGCGTCTCCTGCTCGGACGCGGCCCGCTGGAATGGGGCCTGCACCACCTCTCCAGCGGCCCGGCGAAGTTGATTCGCCGCGACGGAAACCGGTGA
- a CDS encoding iron-sulfur cluster assembly protein, protein MLTPEQHARAALDAVVDPELDEPITELGFVRSLEVDDGRVTVHLRLPTPFCAPNFAYLMASDAKDVLTELSWTRAVTVELDDHHDSEVINRGLAVEAGYRGTFGAEADTDLDELRRTFHRKAHTAAMERALTGMLRADPDLAETDLHRVTVADLPADGTTRALLRRRSALGLGTDATLPVLVDEHGSPYPREEIPLRLRRARSTRISIDGNAHFCRGLLHTRYADESPATEETTA, encoded by the coding sequence GTGCTCACCCCCGAACAACACGCCCGCGCCGCACTCGACGCCGTCGTCGACCCGGAACTGGACGAGCCGATCACCGAGCTCGGCTTCGTCCGCTCCCTCGAGGTCGACGACGGGCGGGTCACCGTGCACCTGCGGCTGCCGACCCCGTTCTGCGCACCGAACTTCGCCTACCTGATGGCCTCGGACGCCAAGGACGTGCTCACCGAGCTGTCGTGGACCCGCGCGGTCACCGTCGAACTCGACGACCACCACGACTCCGAGGTGATCAATCGCGGACTCGCCGTCGAGGCCGGCTACCGCGGCACCTTCGGCGCCGAGGCCGACACCGATCTCGACGAGCTGCGCCGCACGTTCCACCGCAAGGCCCACACCGCGGCAATGGAACGAGCCCTGACCGGGATGCTGCGCGCCGACCCGGACCTCGCCGAGACCGACCTGCACCGCGTCACCGTCGCCGACCTGCCCGCCGACGGCACCACCCGCGCCCTGCTGCGCCGCCGCAGCGCCCTCGGCCTGGGCACCGACGCGACGCTGCCGGTGCTGGTCGACGAGCACGGCAGCCCGTACCCGCGGGAGGAGATCCCGCTGCGGCTGCGGCGGGCCCGCTCCACCCGCATCTCCATCGACGGCAACGCCCACTTCTGCCGCGGCCTGCTGCACACCCGTTACGCCGACGAATCCCCCGCGACCGAGGAGACCACAGCATGA
- a CDS encoding sensor histidine kinase translates to MRFLQKRRVWLRWWGGKFRSLLFDIALAALLSGPIQNTLAPTTVPTVVLAVATILAFVVRRRFPWAPLIGSVALYLLGTESIAPLVALYTMVRWRGPGTQSWIAVGVVVVAQYIGAYPIGNSYLLVIPLVAVGVTTLLGLWVFQRKQLVVTLRERAEQAERERDLLAERAVTAERRRIAREMHDVVAHRVSVISVQAGGLTMAAPDERTGELAETIRTTSVTALNELRSMLRVLRDDTSESTERSNAELATDPTVGSIAPLVRENVETGANIHLDMPETLPETSGEVGRAAYRVVQEALTNAAKHAPHAAVHVEITSEDEQLVVTVSNRGRGSTDTGTVPGSGYGLLGMRERVTLAGGTLHTGRTQDGGYRVQAVFPLHTDEVATA, encoded by the coding sequence GTGCGTTTCCTCCAGAAGCGGCGGGTGTGGTTGCGCTGGTGGGGCGGCAAATTCCGCTCGCTGCTGTTCGACATCGCGCTGGCCGCCCTCCTGAGCGGACCGATCCAGAACACCCTCGCGCCTACCACCGTGCCGACCGTGGTCCTCGCCGTGGCGACGATCCTGGCCTTCGTCGTGCGCCGCCGGTTCCCGTGGGCGCCGCTGATCGGGTCCGTGGCTCTGTACTTACTCGGTACGGAGAGCATCGCCCCGCTGGTGGCGCTCTACACGATGGTCCGGTGGCGCGGACCGGGCACGCAGTCCTGGATCGCCGTCGGTGTCGTCGTAGTCGCGCAGTACATCGGTGCCTACCCGATCGGGAATTCGTACCTACTGGTAATACCGCTGGTGGCCGTGGGTGTGACCACGCTGCTGGGGCTGTGGGTCTTCCAGCGCAAACAGCTGGTGGTCACCCTGCGGGAACGCGCCGAGCAGGCCGAACGCGAGCGGGACCTGCTCGCCGAACGGGCCGTGACCGCCGAGCGGCGGCGCATCGCCCGCGAGATGCACGACGTGGTCGCCCACCGGGTCAGCGTGATCTCGGTGCAGGCGGGCGGGCTCACGATGGCCGCACCGGACGAACGCACCGGCGAGCTGGCCGAAACCATCCGCACCACCAGCGTCACGGCGCTGAACGAGCTGCGCAGCATGCTGCGGGTGCTGCGCGACGACACCTCCGAAAGCACGGAGCGGTCGAACGCGGAACTCGCCACGGACCCCACCGTGGGCAGCATCGCCCCGCTGGTCCGCGAGAACGTGGAAACCGGCGCCAACATCCACCTGGACATGCCCGAAACGCTGCCGGAAACCTCCGGCGAGGTGGGCCGGGCCGCCTACCGCGTGGTGCAGGAAGCGCTGACCAACGCGGCCAAGCACGCCCCGCACGCCGCGGTGCACGTCGAGATCACCAGCGAGGACGAGCAGCTCGTGGTGACCGTGTCCAACCGAGGAAGAGGCAGCACCGACACCGGCACCGTCCCGGGATCCGGCTACGGACTGCTCGGCATGCGCGAACGCGTCACCCTGGCCGGTGGCACACTCCACACCGGCCGGACCCAGGACGGCGGGTACCGTGTACAGGCGGTCTTCCCCCTTCACACGGACGAGGTGGCAACGGCTTGA
- a CDS encoding response regulator: MSVKVILLEDEDLVRGGIRMILDADPDIEVVAEDGDGANAAELVTRHRPDVVLTDIQMPTVGGLEVTRRLTALPSAPAVALLTTFDLDEYVHAALRDGAAGFLLKDTPPRELASAVHVVAGGEAMLSPRITTKLLSTFAGNSNAHAARTRIAELTAREREVAVAVAQGLNNAEIASKLYMSQSTVKVHLGRIMTKLDAGNRTQVAITTHDAGLT; the protein is encoded by the coding sequence TTGAGCGTCAAGGTGATCCTGCTCGAGGACGAGGACCTGGTGCGCGGGGGCATCAGGATGATCCTGGACGCCGATCCCGACATCGAGGTCGTCGCCGAGGACGGCGACGGCGCGAACGCCGCGGAACTCGTGACCAGGCACCGCCCGGACGTGGTGCTGACCGACATCCAGATGCCCACCGTCGGCGGTCTGGAAGTCACCCGCCGCCTCACCGCCCTGCCCAGCGCCCCGGCCGTGGCCCTGCTGACCACGTTCGACCTCGACGAGTACGTCCACGCGGCCCTGCGCGACGGCGCGGCCGGGTTCCTGCTCAAGGACACACCACCGCGCGAGCTCGCGAGCGCCGTCCACGTCGTGGCGGGCGGCGAGGCGATGCTGTCCCCCCGGATCACCACGAAACTGCTGTCCACCTTCGCGGGCAACTCCAACGCCCACGCGGCCAGAACCCGGATCGCGGAACTCACCGCCCGCGAACGCGAGGTCGCCGTGGCCGTGGCCCAGGGGTTGAACAACGCCGAGATCGCGAGCAAGCTCTACATGAGCCAATCCACCGTGAAGGTCCACCTCGGCCGGATCATGACCAAACTCGACGCAGGCAACCGCACCCAGGTCGCCATCACCACCCACGACGCCGGCCTGACCTGA
- a CDS encoding phosphatase PAP2 family protein, producing the protein MATTGRRRYAMVPAAAGAVGPAPSTVVPTAVAAPQEPAGESTGSSGIVDVPDVSAEWYLEIADFTRSAPSWLRELAALFTEAVVVLFAAVLLLVWWRARKRGAPVMARALLVPVGVVLAYLASEFSKTLLRAPRPCHTFPEFEIPAECPPASDWAFPSNHATVAGAVAIGVLLAWPRLGVPTALLSALGACSRVFVGVHYPHDVLVGVLLGGLVAVVVVAVLSRVVSPLVVRLREQRGLGVLLGAGELAEVGEARPRRQHSTVE; encoded by the coding sequence ATGGCAACGACGGGACGTCGGCGGTACGCGATGGTGCCGGCCGCGGCGGGAGCGGTGGGACCGGCGCCGAGCACTGTGGTTCCGACGGCCGTCGCGGCGCCGCAGGAACCAGCGGGGGAGTCGACCGGCTCCTCCGGCATCGTGGATGTACCGGACGTCAGTGCCGAGTGGTACCTCGAGATCGCCGATTTCACCCGCTCGGCCCCCTCCTGGCTGCGGGAGCTCGCCGCCTTGTTCACCGAGGCGGTGGTGGTGCTGTTCGCGGCGGTCCTGCTGCTGGTCTGGTGGCGGGCCCGGAAACGTGGAGCCCCGGTGATGGCGCGTGCGCTCCTCGTCCCGGTGGGAGTCGTACTCGCCTACCTGGCAAGCGAGTTCTCGAAGACGTTGCTGCGGGCTCCGCGCCCGTGTCACACGTTCCCCGAGTTCGAGATCCCCGCGGAGTGTCCTCCCGCGAGTGATTGGGCGTTCCCGAGCAACCACGCGACCGTCGCCGGGGCCGTGGCGATCGGGGTGCTGCTGGCCTGGCCCCGGCTCGGGGTGCCGACGGCTCTGCTGTCCGCGCTCGGGGCCTGCTCCCGCGTGTTCGTCGGGGTGCACTATCCGCACGACGTTCTGGTCGGGGTGCTGCTCGGTGGTCTCGTGGCAGTCGTCGTGGTGGCGGTGTTGAGCCGGGTCGTTTCCCCGCTCGTGGTTCGTCTGCGCGAGCAGCGCGGGCTCGGCGTCCTGCTCGGGGCGGGTGAGCTCGCGGAGGTGGGCGAAGCGCGGCCACGTCGACAGCACTCCACGGTGGAGTAG
- a CDS encoding amidohydrolase family protein, protein MYTKDGETYFIVDAHVALWDARPENQRNIHGKQFIDCFYDYHRNLSPESEKWPYEEFLHQGSERLMRDLFDEGHVDHAIFQPALLDEFYRNGFGQTEEAFALANAHPDKLTYNHCWDPRFGEGGLKQLREDAKRFGLKGCKLYTAEWRGQSRGWKLDDPWSYRYLETARELGIRNIHIHKGPTVRPLDRDAFDVADVDKAATDFPELNFVIEHVGLPRLEDFCWIATQEPNVHAGLAVAIPFMHTRPRYFAEIIGELLYWLDEDRIQFSSDYAIWTPRWLVERFVDFQIPEDMTEYPPLTTAQKKKILGLNAAEMYDIPVPAELRLDQPRTAEVV, encoded by the coding sequence ATGTACACCAAGGACGGCGAAACCTACTTCATCGTCGACGCCCACGTCGCCCTGTGGGACGCGCGCCCCGAGAACCAGCGCAACATCCACGGCAAACAGTTCATCGACTGCTTCTACGACTACCACCGCAACCTGAGCCCCGAATCCGAGAAATGGCCCTACGAGGAGTTCCTCCACCAGGGCAGCGAACGACTCATGCGCGACCTGTTCGACGAGGGCCACGTGGACCACGCGATCTTCCAACCGGCGTTGCTCGACGAGTTCTACCGGAACGGTTTCGGGCAGACCGAAGAGGCCTTCGCGCTGGCCAACGCCCACCCGGACAAACTCACCTACAACCACTGCTGGGACCCGCGCTTCGGCGAGGGCGGGCTCAAGCAGCTGCGCGAGGACGCGAAACGCTTCGGGCTCAAGGGCTGCAAGCTCTACACCGCCGAGTGGCGCGGCCAGTCGCGCGGCTGGAAGCTCGACGACCCGTGGTCGTACCGCTACCTGGAAACGGCGCGGGAACTGGGCATCCGCAACATCCACATCCACAAAGGACCGACCGTGCGTCCCCTCGACCGGGACGCCTTCGACGTCGCCGACGTCGACAAGGCCGCCACGGACTTCCCCGAGCTGAACTTCGTGATCGAACACGTCGGGCTGCCGCGGCTGGAGGACTTCTGCTGGATAGCCACCCAGGAGCCCAACGTGCACGCGGGGCTGGCCGTGGCGATCCCGTTCATGCACACCCGGCCGAGGTACTTCGCGGAGATCATCGGTGAGCTGCTGTACTGGCTCGACGAGGACCGCATCCAGTTCTCCAGCGACTACGCGATCTGGACCCCGCGCTGGCTGGTCGAACGGTTCGTGGACTTCCAGATCCCGGAGGACATGACCGAATATCCACCGCTGACCACCGCGCAGAAGAAGAAGATCCTCGGACTCAACGCGGCCGAGATGTACGACATCCCCGTGCCCGCCGAGCTGCGGCTGGACCAGCCGCGCACCGCGGAGGTGGTCTGA